From Vanrija pseudolonga chromosome 1, complete sequence, a single genomic window includes:
- the CG16865 gene encoding UPF0428 protein, translating into MPRVYTRAIVSTSDQAQKTESSRAVLRSYYCLCGDFLLVIQGKLDRLPRRKSDGAYIVRSQPGRKGQPARKFKLNAQPGTCAIVKRRGDDKHEVRQPFVCSRCRTAVAYQAVAGPAGSAPFFYILQGAMTEQQGRIPPDAFEGEDQLPPADDDK; encoded by the exons ATGCCGCGAGTATACACGCGCGCCATCGTCTCGACTTCGGACCAGGCGCAGAAGACGGagagctcgcgcgccgtcctAAGGTCATACTACTGCCTGTGTGGCGACTTTCTCCTCGTCATCCAGGGCAAGCTGGACCGGCTCCCTCGCCGAAA ATCGGACGGCGCGTACATTGTCCGCTCGCAGCCCGGGCGCAAGGGCCAGCCGGCGCGCAAGTTCAAGCTCAACGCCCAGCCGGGCACATGTGCGATTGTCAAGCG GAGAGGAGACGACAAGCACGAGGTGCGCCAGCCGTTCGTGTGCTCGCGGTGTCGGACAGCCG TCGCGTACCAGGCTGTTGCTGGACccgcgggctcggcgcccttcTTCTACATCCTCCAGGGCGCGATGACCGAGCAGCAGGGCAGAATACCCcccgacgcgttcgagggcgaggaccaGCTGCCccctgccgacgacgacaagtgA
- the lig1 gene encoding DNA ligase 1, which translates to MVFLRISINYVQIPKCLKGRGIGDSLKHFFNGDNPTCDTLVAETKYDGYRLQIHVQIGHDGTTVTVFSKSKRNSTIDRRNTHSIVLAALGIPLPDGMPVYPTLASRLRGTPAPTKRVKSSVILEMEAVPFNEGAREGDRGPGIEEFWWLEAAGVTAGAETGRSRASHIGRHLCLVFFDILHLDGENLLTVAYHSRRSLLKSVVRPIHGFSMFAMCQSISLDMGKDHARLSLKKAFDTVCDGREGSSEGLVLKADSSTYNDPKLPWVKLKKDYIQGLGDTIDLVLLGAGWDIDRARELRVDTSVFTTFYLGVLTNREDVYKRRHAPYFEILFRVSYGLNRDQLELYNDQLRLGRWASKPFDKDDPWKRRLIGLSWKYHMPKSMVPPSVLLEAPLCAEVMGAGFQRLPFSELYELRWPRLMKIFEKKERAWTAALSSRDLISTARQALGYDQTTASLPVSPERDSIGALWRSHSTVAVVVIAEIAHAKNADALRLGAGLKFVSTINTATIREEASGNIPTVPATTVDRSA; encoded by the exons ATGGTGTTCCTGCGAATCTCGATTAACTATGTTCAGATTCCTAAATGCCTGAAAGGCCGAGGGATTGGGGACTCATTGAAGCACTTCTTCAACGGCGATAACCCAACGTGCGACACCTTGGTTGCTGAAACCAAGTATGACGGGTACCG CCTGCAGATCCATGTCCAGATCGGCCACGACGGAACCACCGTCACTGTATTCAGCAAATCTAAACGGAACAGCACCATTGACCGAAGAAACACCCACTC AATTGTTCTGGCAGCTCTCGGCATTCCATTGCCGGACGGCATGCCGGTGTATCCCACCCTCGCTTCTCGGCTCCGCGGCACACCTGCTCCGACCAAAAGGGTCAAGTCGAGTGTCATTCTTGAAATGGAGGCTGTTCCATTCAACGAAGGGGCTCGTGAAGGTGACCGTGGTCCGGGAATCGAAGAGTTTTGGTggctcgaggcggctggAGTcactgctggcgccga AACTGGAAGATCAAGAGCCTCTCATATCGGACGCCACCTCTGCCTCGTGTTCTTCGACATCCTCCACTTGGACGGAGAAAACCTGCTCACGGTGGCCTACCACTCACGTCGATCTTTGCTGAAGTCGGTCGTCCGCCCAATTCATGGATTT TCCATGTTCGCCATGTGTCAGTCCATCTCGCTTGACATGGGCAAGGACCACGCCAGGCTGTCCTTGAAAAAGGCCTTCGACACCGTGTGCGATGGCCGAGAAG GTTCTTCAGAGGGGCTTGTCCTCAAAGCCGACTCCTCAACGTACAATGATCCCAAGCTACCCTGGGTGAAGCTGAAG AAAGACTACATCCAGGGACTGGGGGACACGATTGATCTCGTgcttctcggcgccggctgggATATTGACCGCGCAAGAGAGCTTCGGG TCGACACCTCTGTCTTCACAACATTTTACCTCGGCGTACTCACCAACCGTGAGGATGTATACAAACGGCGCCATGCTCCCTACTTTGAGATCCTATTTCGGGTATCGTATGGCCTCAATCGCGACCAGTTGGAACTCTACAATGACCAGCTTCGGCTGGGTCGGTGGGCCAGCAAGCCATTCGATAAGGACGACCCGTGGAAACGT AGGCTGATCGGGCTGTCCTGGAAATATCACATGCCCAAATCTATGGTCCCTCCTTCTGTGCTTCTGGAAGCACCATTGTGCGCCGAGGTCATGGGGGCAGGGTTTCAGAGGCTCCCGTTCTCAGAG CTGTATGAGCTTCGGTGGCCTCGCCTAATGAAGATCTtcgagaagaaggagcgTGCATGGACCGCTG ctCTGTCGTCGAGAGATTTGATATCAACGGCCCGTCAAGCTCTAGGTTACGACCAGACGACCGCCTCCCTTCCGGTCTCACCTGAGCGAGACTCGATTGGAGCTCTCTGGAGATCTCACAGCACAGTGGC GGTTGTTGTCATCGCCGAAATTGCGCACGCCAAGAACGCCGACGCGcttcgcctcggcgccggccttaAATTCGTCTCCACCATCAACACCGCCACGATCAGGGAGGAGGCATCAGGCAACATCCCCACTGTTCCAGCGACAACCGTTGACAGATCGGCCTGA
- the lig1 gene encoding uncharacterized protein: MDIPFESFADLVYRMGHPPDSKKRSLPDGSSPKLPPEKIFLSWINHHGRPLARHTGKRLFRLLFPHDGTRRRYGLKEKRLAVHLESILCIKGLAQWDCVDWEKGGVGGTGCLGQEVHNSMARKLPPETKSNLTLSELDKLLDQLAAPSPYSQLSIPPVDPPDPVVILRQLFRDSNLSANALGVLVQVIMRDLRPLLCPLPTMRTRHPTAMLRLKITAAPQPLNMHLAMWCWNPVMARLYRDGKGDIDWCADAAESVSSSPGQVIPVPPGPVLGVNVQVC, translated from the exons ATGGATATCCCCTTTGAGAG CTTCGCGGACCTGGTGTACCGCATGGGCCATCCCCCAGACTCTAAGAAGCGGAGTCTTCCGGATGGTTCTTCCCCAAAGCTTCCTCCCGAGAAGATCTTCCTCTCCTGGATTAATCACCATGGAAGACCACTTGCCCGCCATACCGGGAAGCGCCTCTTCCGCCTCCTCTTCCCCCATGATGGAACCCGGCGTCGATACGGACTCAAAGAGAAGCGGCTGGCCGTCCATCTTGAATCTATCCTCTGCATTAAGGGCTTGGCACAATGGGACTGCGTCGACTGGGAAAAAGGTGGCGTCGGTGGCACTGGGTGCCTCGGTCAGGAAGTCCACAACTCGATGGCAAGGAAG CTCCCTCCCGAAACCAAGTCTAACTTGACACTCAGTGAGCTTGACAAGCTGCTGGACCAACTTGCTGCGCCATCCCCATACTCTCAGCTTTCTATCCCCCCTGTGGACCCTCCAGATCCGGTCGTGATCCTTCGACAACTCTTTCGAGACTCCAACCTATCCGCAAACGCCTTAGGTGTCTTGGTGCAGGTAATAATGCGCGACCTTCGACCGCTGCTATGCCCACTGCCTACCATGCGCACCCGACATCCCACGGCCATGCTACGCCTCAAGATTACTGCCGCGCCACAACCGCTGAACATGCACCTTGCCATGTGGTGCTGGAACCCCGTCATGGCGCGGCTGTACCGCGATGGCAAGGGAGATATTGATTGGTGTGCCGATGCCGCGGAGAGTGTTAGTTCGTCTCCAGGTCAAGTCATCCCAGTGCCACCAGGACCTGTGCTCGGGGTGAATGTCCAGGTTTGTTAA
- the cdc73 gene encoding Cell division control protein 73: protein MASTDPLDLLRQSIATPSLAAALLTDAGAPADALPDASSFSFPQPDGKDAVIVPKDAPTRYARTDARDDFYSVGQLWLAWTERDTGVREYLMKGQAAGVGYVAITDRRGVVDFLQGSSDGGVRVLGKGEDPKAAAAAAPAADTAAAPASAEAGPSRSAPAAKRKYEVNIADRDFCKKLRAEEVELKDRNTVLRVSSGGKVNNFSSFVQTVMNEKIRASQQALKSGRSQPQQPVAADPSRNASRQKRSAHPIILISSSPTSLLTMWNVKKFLEQGIFEPSETARQNEMAQGNIRSEDMIPILRKRSSPTGETQIKYYVVDSVEALQKFGVDAWDRVICVVTTGQAWQFKPYKWMDPKVLFRNVNGAYFQWHNEATNPTIKDWNVTDFKIDKFKRHTDRQVVAKFWNLLDSGKRR, encoded by the exons ATGGCCTCGACCgaccccctcgacctcctccgccagtCGATTGCGACGCCAAGTCTCGCAGCGGCGCTGCTgaccgacgccggcgcaccAGCGGACGCCCTCCCCGATGCCTCGTCATTCTCGTTCCCCCAGCCTGATGGCAAGGACGCAGTCATCGTCCCAAAGGACGCGCCAACGCGCTATGCACGCACGgatgcgcgcgacgactTCTACTCGGTTGGCCAGCTGTGGCTCGCGTGGACGGAGCGCGACACTGGTGTGCGTGAATACCTCATGAAGGGTCAGGCCGCTGGTGTCGGTTACGTCGCGATCACGGACAGGCGTGGTGTCGTCGACTTCCTGCAGGGGTCGTCGGATGGTGGTGTTCGTGTGCTGGGCAAGGGAGAGGACC CgaaggcggcagcggcggccgctcCAGCAGCGGACACTGCAGCGGCACCTGCGTCGGCCGAGGCTGGTCCATCGAGAAGCGCCCCAGCAGCCAAGCGCAAGTACGAGGTCAACATTGCCGACCGCGATTTCTGCAAGAAGctgcgtgccgaggaggtggagctCAAGGACCGGAACACGGTGCTGCGCGTCTcgagcggcggcaaggtcaacAACTTCTCGTCGTTTGTCCAGACGGTGATGAACGAGAAGATTAGAGCGTCCCAGCAAGCCCTTAAGTCTGGGCGCTCGCAACCACAGCagcccgtcgctgccgacccgAGCCGGAATGCCTCTCGCCAGAAGCGCTCGGCACACCCCATCATTctcatctcgtcgtcgccgacgtctcTGCTCACCATGTGGAACGTCAAGAAGTTCTTGGAACAGGGAAT CTTTGAGCCTTCAGAAACAGCACGGCAAAACGAGATGGCGCAGGGCAACATTCGGTCCGAGGACATGATCCCGATCCTGCGGAAGCGCAGCAGTCCAACGGGCGAGACACAGATAAAATACTACGTGGTGGACAGTGTCGAAGCGCTGCAGAAGTTTGGTGTCGACGCCTGGGACCGTGTCATCTGCGTCGTGACAACTGGCCAGGCGTGGCAGTTCAAGCCGTACAAGTGGATGGACCCCAAGGTTCTCTTCCGGAATG TCAACGGCGCCTACTTCCAGTGGCACAACGAGGCGACCAACCCCACCATCAAAGACTGGAACGTGACCGACTTCAAGATCGACAAGTTCAAGCGGCACACGGACAGGCAGGTGGTGGCCAAGTTCTGGAACCTGCTTGACAGCGGGAAGCGGCGATGA
- the DAM1 gene encoding DASH complex subunit DAM1 — MPPQPHPLRRISTGSLSGLARSQADATESPSGLDFLAPALADVADEAATLATNIQRMNMLHDALGTFNEGFAAYLYALKINAFCIEWPEAPVPASWERLPELTAPPPKEPEPEPVHESQQKARVPPTPESKSSYRDPDMTYATQFDSPPPRATARGKPSAVVGRKPPAPAVAAKKISLAAKKKRDLEIAQIIDTQLPLEYRGSDPNARYAMEKVIDKLMGETQGLAITQIEAPPELQRVRVNKCLISLIAKKLVTKTNEGGRNIYRWVGQ; from the exons AtgccaccacaaccacacccactGCGGAGGATATCCACCGGCTCGTTGTCAGGCCTCGCACGGTCACAGGCCGACGCGACAGAGTCACCCTCGGGCCTCGACTTTCTCGCGCCGGCACTCGCAGACGTCGCGGACGAGGCCGCAACGCTGGCCACCAACATCCAGCGCATGAACATGCTGCACGACGCGCTGGGTACATTCAATGAGGGCTTCGCGGCGTACCTGTACGCGTTGAAGATTAACGCGTTCTGCATCGAGTGGCCAGAG GCGCCGGTCCCAGCATCCTGGGAGAGGCTGCCCGAGTTAACAG ctcctcctccaaaAGAGCCAGAACCAGAGCCCGTGCACGAATCACAACAGAAGGCCCGGGTTCCGCCCACGCCCGAGTCCAAGTCGTCGTACCGCGACCCAGACATGACGTACGCGACTCAGTTCGActcgccgcctcctcgggcgACTGCTCGGGGCAAGCCGAGCGCAGTGGTCGGGAGGAAGCCTCCAGCACCGGCCGTGGCTGCCAAGAAGATCTCACTAGCAGCGAAGAAGAAGCGAGAC CTCGAGATTGCGCAGATCATCGACACGCAGCTGCCGCTCGAATACCGTGGCTCAGATCCT AACGCACGATACGCCATGGAGAAGGTCATTGACAAGCTCATGGGCGAGACTCAGGGCCTTGCAA TCACACAAATCGAAGCGCCTCCAGAGCTCCAGCGCGTCCGTGTCAACAAGTGTCTGATCTCGCTTATCGCCAAGAAGCTGGTCACCAAGACAAACGAGGGG GGAAGAAACATCTACCGCTGGGTCGGACAATGA
- the HEXBP_2 gene encoding Uracil phosphoribosyltransferase, with amino-acid sequence MASTTAAVASDKKYELPDNAIVLPPTAQLQALLTLIRDENTHRGDFVFYSDRIIRLLVEEGKCLNHLPVVPKTVRTPVGLDFNGVGFEGRICGVSIMRAGESMEAGLRDCCRSVRIGKILIQRDEETCLPKLFYAKLPEDIAERFVLLLDPMLATGGSCIKAIEVLLSHGVKEEKILFLNLIASPLGTDTVCKRFPKLRMITAWVDEGLDSHSYIVPGLGDFGDRYFL; translated from the exons ATggcctccaccaccgccgccgtcgccagcgacAAGAAGTACGAGCTGCCGGACAACGCGATCGTGCTCCCCCCGACCGCGCAGCTCCAGGCACTCCTCACGCTCATCCGTGATGAGAACACTCACCG TGGAGACTTTGTCTT CTACTCTGACCGCATCATCCGCCTGCTCGTCGAAGAAGGCAAGT GCCTGAACCACCTCCCCGTCGTCCCCAAGACGGTGCGCACGCCCGTCGGCCTGGACTTCAACGGTGTCGGCTTCGAGGGCAGGAtctgcggcgtgtcgatTATGCGGG CTGGCGAG TCCATGGAGGCGGGCCTTCGTGACTGCTGTCGCTCAG TGAGGATTGGCAAG ATTCTTATCCAGCGT GATGAGGAGACCTGCCTTCCCAAGCTCTTC TATGCCAAGCTCCCCGAGGACATTGCGGAGCgcttcgtcctcctcctcgaccccatGCTTG CCACTGGCGGCTCATGCATCAAGGCCATCGAGGTCCTCCTCTCGCACGgcgtcaaggaggagaagatcCTCTTCCTCAACCTG ATTGCCTCCCCACTAGGCACCGACACGGTGTGCAAACGCTTCCCCAAGCTCCGCATGATCACCGCctgggtcgacgagggcctcgactCGCACAGCTACATTGtccccggcctcggcgacttTGGAGACCG CTACTTCCTCTAA
- the HEXBP_2 gene encoding DNA-binding protein HEXBP — protein sequence MYGAPRSGNCFNCGQPGHIAQVCPDAGVPTCYSCGQSGHLSRECPQPKPKACYTCGQEGHLSSACPQGPAAGGFGGPTGGECYRCGKPGHIARLCPESGDAQAGGFGGGYGGQQGGFGGAGGGFGNKSCYTCGGVGHISRDCPSGGGGGGRGGFGGAGGFGGSRKCYNCGQDGHISRDCPQEQGRTCYQCGQVGHISANCPGTGGAPPA from the exons ATGTACGGCGCTCCTCGTTCTGGAAACTGCTTCAACTGTGGCCAGC CCGGTCACATTGCCCAGGTCTGCCCTGACGCCGGTGTCCCCACCTGCTACTCGTGCGGCCAGTCGGGCCACCTCTCGCGCGAGTGCccccagcccaagcccaaggcgtGCTACACCTGCGGCCAGGAGGGCCAcctctcgtcggcgtgccccCAGGGCCCCGCTGcgggcggctttggcggcccCACCGGCGGCGAGTGCTACCGCTGCGGCAAGCCCGGCCACATTGCCCGTCTCTGCCCCGAGTCGGGTGACGCCCAGGccggcggctttggcggcggctacggcggccagcagggcggctttggcggtgccggcggcggctttggAAACAAGTCGTGCTACACctgcggcggtgtcggccACATCTCGCGCGACTGCCCCtcgggcggtggcggcggtggccgtggcggcttcggcggtgccggcggctttggcggctcGCGCAAGTGCTACAACTGTGGCCAGGACGGCCACATCTCGCGCGACTGCCCCCAGGAGCAGGGCCGTACT TGCTACCAGTGCGGTCAGGTCGGCCACATCTCGGCCAACTGccccggcaccggcggcgctcCCCCCGCCTAA
- the RPN13 gene encoding 26S proteasome regulatory subunit RPN13, producing the protein MSALVQLPAGRSFRRSQEAKWVDPQPEKGTIELSLDQGIINFVWRNAETSRAEDELLIFPGEAEFERVAKDPSGRSFVLKFNSSNQVHFFWLQRGTLAESDARAAIDINSLLQDPSYRAGSAPIPADFFPPATPAPKTEGTRDIPATPSAPAKPSAAAAAAGLAAGLAGASTSAAAGAGSTDADVDTRAITKEDVKNQDMARLLFHWADQHLPIPEEEEASLTDILTPEVVSRLVEERPELAKSLAQHMPPDLTLPEGTDTKAGLLRVVGTPQFRDAVGNLEMALRNGTLPESMMPFVHLPEDAAWSLKNFLTALREVKDGDQTQEPEDGDEKMDTD; encoded by the exons atGTCCGCCCTCGTCCAGCTCCCCGCCGGCCGCTCGTTCCGCCGCTCCCAGGAGGCCAAGTGGGTCGACCCGCAGCCCGAGAAGGGCACGATCGagctctcgctcgaccagGGCATCATCAACTTTG TCTGGCGCAACGCCGagacctcgcgcgccgaggacgaacTCCTCATCTTCCccggcgaggccgagtttgagcgcgtcgccaagGACCCCTCGGGCCGCTCGTTTGTGCTCAAGTTCAACTCGTCGAACCAGGTCCACTTT tTCTGGCTCCAGcgcggcacgctcgccgagtcggacgcccgcgccgccatcgacaTCAACTCGCTCCTCCAGGATCCGAGCTACCG cgccggctcggcacCGATTCCCGCTGACTTCTTCCCTCCCGCCACGCCTGCCCCCAAGACTGAGGGCACGCGCGACATTCCGGCCACGCCTAGCGCCCCGGCCAAGCcctccgccgctgcggccgctgctggcctcgctgccggccTCGCAGGTGCCTCGACTAgcgctgctgccggtgccggttcgaccgacgccgacgtcgacacgcgCGCCATCACCAAGGAAGACGTCAAGAACCAGGACATGGCGCGCCTTCTCTTCCACTGGGCTGACCAGCACCTCCCCATCCCCGAGGAAG AAGAGGCCAGCCTCACCGACATCCTCACGCCCGAGGTCGtctcgcgcctcgtcgaggaacgccccgagctcgccaagtcgctcgcgcagcacaTGCCGCCCGACCTCACGCTCCCCGAGGGCACCGACACCAAGGCTGGCCTGCTCCGCGTCGTTGGCACGCCCCAgttccgcgacgccgtcggcaacCTCGAGATGGCGCTGCGCAACGGCACGCTCCCCGAGTCGATGATGCCGTTCGTCCACCtgcccgaggacgccgcgtGGAGCCTCAAGAACTTCCTcacggcgctgcgcgaggtcaaggacggTGACCAGACTcaggagcccgaggacggTGACGAGAAGATGGACACGGATTAG
- the tropI gene encoding Hydrolase tropI, translating to MASSFLPISPCCIKGSVLNGTPRGEFQAPGSAPDVVLGRYIVHPEGKNVNPKAALVLFYDIFGFQIPNPKILADAFADRLGVTVVVPDYMPAGLPPDYLSSAMEAYPGQKANQGFLSSFFGKLSLLKVVPYAGGIRDGAVNPKSEQAVADLRKAGYTQLVAVGYCRGGSVTAHLLSKGDEAGLDAGVLIHPGVEADRWAKFTKPSLWLLSDPAHEHFFKEAQVDKLKATFKETGVPFELKTYPDTAHGFGARPTPTHAPTMAAFNDANERAGDFAKQFLGLQ from the exons ATGGCAtcctccttcctccccaTCTCGCCGTGCTGCATCAAGGGCTCAGTCCTGAACGGCACCCCGCGCGGCGAGTTCCAGGCgcccggctcggcgccagaCGTCGTGCTGGGACGGTACATCGTGCACCCGGAGGGCAAGAACGTCAACCCCAAGGCGGCCCTGGTGCTCTTCTACGACATCTTCGGGTTCCAGATT CCCAACCCTAagatcctcgccgacgcgttcgccgaccgcctcggcgtgaccgtcgtcgtgcccgacTACATGC CGGCCGGCCTGCCGCCCGACTACCTCAGCTCCGCGATGGAGGCATACCCCGGCCAGAAGGCGAACCAGGGCTTCCTTAGCTCCTTCTTCGGCAAGCTGAGCCTGCTCAAGGTTGTGCCGTATGCCGGCGGCatccgcgacggcgccgtcaaccCCAAGTCTGAGCAG GCCGTCGCGGACCTCCGCAAGGCAGGCTACACGCAGCTCGTGGCTGTCGGGTACTGCCGCGGCGGGAGCGTGACCGCGCACCTCCTGtccaagggcgacgaggcggggctcgacgccggcgtgctcatcCACCCCGGTGTCGAGGCGGACCGCTGGGCAAAGTTCACCAAGCCGTCGCTGTGGCTCCTGAGCGATCCAGCGCACGA ACACTTCTTCAAGGAGGCGCaggtcgacaagctcaaggcgaCGTTCAAGGAGACGGGCGTGCCGTTCGAGCTCAAGACGTACCCCGACACGGCGCACGGCTTCGGCGCACGCCCCACGCCTacgcacgcgccgacgaTGGCTGCGTTCAATGATGCCAATGAGCGTGCGGGCGACTTTGCGAAGCAGTTCCTCGGCCTGCAGTGA
- the PRY3_1 gene encoding Cell wall protein PRY3: protein MTCVLVLATVLLALVAPASAAPRHRRGKRCARKSTAVPSTAAVTSAAAAPISSGSAVAPVPAASGSAVQPPVTHSNASLLAEPADENHGPAQSGSYLFAAVPSGVPVTVNSTANSTTNSTTSSTTVVPTSANVTSVLPTSANSTTVEPTSSASANSTTVEPTPSASANSSAVSSIIESVTSIFNSTTTPEPTSANATTVEPSVNATSVSVTSAAPTSSFSANATTVAPSDVASATSPTNSTSVDSASTTSNISASSTVSSASSTGSATPTPAPTGPQTGPADQQNLLLDLHNTLRAEFSAPPVTWNDSLAEYAASWAPHCTLQNSAGAAGENLAAGAGNYDLTALFNYWSSEQNQYDWSNPGMVGKDGSRVGHFTQAVWQDTTSIGCAWISSCAPNTVFQGIDSTILLICEYWPHGNVVVPNNVNWTQQWFETNVGPKLSS from the exons ATGACCtgcgtgctcgtcctcgcgacCGTTCTCCTGGCCCTGGTggcccccgcctccgccgcgccccgccaCCGCAGGGGCAAGCGCTGTGCCCGCAAGTCTACTGCTGTTCCGTCCACCGCTGCGGTGACGTCCGCAGCCGCTGCTCCGATCAGCAGCGGTtcggccgtcgcccccgTCCCGGCTGCCAGCGGGAGCGCGGTGCAGCCCCCCGTCACGCACAGCAATGCCTCACTCTtggccgagcccgccgacgagAACCACGGCCCCGCGCAGTCTGGCTCGTACCTTTTCGCCGCTGTGCCGTCCGGTGTGCCGGTGACGGTCAACTCGACGGCCAACTCGACCACTAACtcgacgaccagctcgacgaccgtgGTGCCGACGTCAGCCAATGTCACCAGCGTGCTGCCTACATCTGCCAACTCGACCACTGTTGAGCCCACCTCGTCAGCTTCCGCCAACTCGACGACCGTTGAGCCTACCCCGTCTGCCTCGGCCAACTCGTCCGCCGTGTCCTCTATCATCGAGTCCGTGACTTCTATCTTCAACTCGACGACCACTCCCGAGCCCACGTCCGCCAACGCGACCACTGTTGAGCCTTCTGTCAACGCGACCTCTGTCTCTGTGACTTCGGCCGCCCCAACGTCCTCGTTCTCGGCCAACGCCACGACGGTGGCCCCGAGTGACGTCGCCAGCGCGACCTCCCCTACCAACTCGACGTCTGTGGACTCTGCCTCGACCACGAGTAACATCTCCGCCTCCAGCACCGTGTCGTCCGCTTCCAGCACCGGATCCGCCAcccccacgcccgcgcccactGGCCCACAGACCGGCCCGGCCGACCAGCAgaacctcctcctcgacctgcacAACACGCTTCGCGCCGAGTTCTCGGCACCGCCCGTCACCTGGAACGACTCTCTCGCAGAGTATGCGGCCAGCTGGGCGCCGCACTGCACCCTTCAGAACTCGGCCGGTGCGGCCGGTGAGaacctcgccgccggtgcgGGCAACTATGACCTCACCGCCCTCTTCAACTACTGGAGTTCCGAGCAGAACCAGTACGACTGGAGCAACCCGGGCATGGTGGGCAAGGACGGATCTCGCGTCGGGCACTTCACCCAGGCGGTGTGGCAGGACACGACGTCGATCGGCTGCGCTTGGATCTCGAGCTGTGCCCCCAACACCGTCTTCCAGGGCATTGACTCGACCATCCTTCT CATCTGCGAGTACTGGCCCCACGGCAACGTAGTTGTCCCCAACAATGTCAACTGGACGCAGCAGTGGTTCGAGACAAACGTCGGTCCAAAGCTCTCTAGCTAG